Genomic window (Candidatus Obscuribacterales bacterium):
CACCAGCGTCATGATGGATGGCTCCCTGGAAGCTGATGCTAAGACCCCCGCTAGCTTTGACTACAACGTTGACGTTACCGCTGAAGTGGTGAAAGTTGCCCACTCTGTTGGGGTGAGTGTAGAAGGTGAACTAGGTTGCCTCGGCTCCCTAGAAACTGGTCAAGGTGACAAGGAAGACGGTCACGGATTTGAAGGAACCCTCAGCAAAGATCAACTGCTGACCGATCCTGATGAAGCTGTTGAATTTGTAGAACGTACCCAAGTGGATGCCCTCGCAGTAGCGATCGGTACCAGCCACGGTGCCTACAAGTTCACCCGCAAGCCGACCGGCGAAATTTTGGCCATCAGCCGCATTGCTGAAATTCACGCTCGTCTACCCAACACCCACTTGGTGATGCATGGATCGTCGTCTGTGCCCCAAGAATGGCTAGACATGATCAACCAATATGGTGGCAACATCCCCGAAACCTATGGTGTGCCCATCGAAGAAATCCAAAAGGGTATCAAGAGCGGCGTGCGTAAGGTGAACATTGACACCGACAACCGTCTGGCGATCACCGCTGCCATCCGGGAAGCAGCTGCGAAGGATCCTTCCAACTTTGATCCTCGCCACTTTATGAAGCCTTCCATCACCTACATGAAAAAGGTGTGTCTGGAGCGCTATGAAGCCTTTGGTACCGCTGGCAACGCATCCAAGATCAAGCAAGTCTCCTTGGATGACTTCGCTGCTAAGTATGCGAAGGGTGAACTGTCTGCAAGCCCCAAAAAGACGATTGTGGTCTAGTTAGCGATTCCGATTAGGGCGACAGGTGTTGGGGCTATCCCGGCTCTTGTCGGTCTAGGTACGCTCTTCTCTATCTAAACCAATGCAGGTTGACTCCTTTGGGGTTGGCCTGCATTAGTTGTTAGAACTTGGGATGGGAGGCGATCGCCTTGTTGCCTGATAAATCTTTTTCGTAGGCTGGGTTGAGCAACGTGAAACCCAGCACCAGCTTAGATTCTATTGGGGTAGCGTCAGCGTTACCCAACCTACAAGAGAATCAGGATTGCAAGAGTTTTGCCAGTCAATGAGAGCGATCGCCTCTAGCTATATCGGTCTATATCCTGTGAATCATGGATTCTATTGGGCCTTTTCTACGTACTCATCGTTCCTCGGAGCTATCTGGACGCCCAGTCTAGTCTGACAAGACATCCTGCACGACGATCCTTCATGTTCCAGATCTCTTGATGCAGGCATGAGAGAGATTTGGTGAAAAGTGGAACCATCCCGCGTGGGATTGCTGCTTCGCTGCCCCTGGATATGGGGCTACAGGCAGCCTAGTGCTGACCAGATTCTGCATGAACAGCCTGTTAGACCAGATTTAATATCAATACAATCGGATGTTTTAGGATCTATCAGCTAGAATCCAGCTATAGTTATTTCAACACATCATTATTTCGGTGAGTATGTCACGATGACAAACCCTAGCCCTTTAGATATTGCTCAGTCCCTCGCGCAGCTTGAAAACCTAGGCAATCTGTTGTTGCACACGAAGCCGAGCCAAAAGGATACAGTACGATGGATCCTGCTTAGTATTCTCTGTCTTTCACCTGGATTTTTTATGTGGGTTGCTATGGCAACTGCTGATAGTGATGAACCGTCTGGAGAGACAGGCTTTGAGTGGATTATACTGTTGTTTCTAGCTATGAGTGTAGCTGGAGCCTCGGCA
Coding sequences:
- the fba gene encoding class II fructose-bisphosphate aldolase (catalyzes the reversible aldol condensation of dihydroxyacetonephosphate and glyceraldehyde 3-phosphate in the Calvin cycle, glycolysis, and/or gluconeogenesis); the protein is MALVPMRLLLDHAAENQYGIPAYNVNNMEQILAIMQAAEEANSPVILQASRGARKYAGENFLRHLITAAVETYPHIPIAMHQDHGNSPATCYSAIRNGFTSVMMDGSLEADAKTPASFDYNVDVTAEVVKVAHSVGVSVEGELGCLGSLETGQGDKEDGHGFEGTLSKDQLLTDPDEAVEFVERTQVDALAVAIGTSHGAYKFTRKPTGEILAISRIAEIHARLPNTHLVMHGSSSVPQEWLDMINQYGGNIPETYGVPIEEIQKGIKSGVRKVNIDTDNRLAITAAIREAAAKDPSNFDPRHFMKPSITYMKKVCLERYEAFGTAGNASKIKQVSLDDFAAKYAKGELSASPKKTIVV